GGCTGCCGGAGACCCTGATCTCGGTGCGCTTCATCGACGCCGACCTGGGCACGGTGCTCCGCTCCCTGGCCCGGATGGCAGGCCAGAATATCCTGGTCAACCCCGGCGTCCAGGGCACGGTGAGCACCCATATCGAAAACACCCCCTGGAACGAGGTCTTTCTGGGTCTGGTGGAAAGCTATGGCCTCACCCTGTCCCGGGAAGGCAGCCTCCTGCGGGTGATGTCCCTGGACGACCTCAAGCAGATCCTGGAGCGCAAGGCCCTGGAACGGGAGGAAAAGGAGCAGGTGGCGCCGCTGGTCACCCGGATTGTGGGCATCGAGTTCGCGAATCCCGACGAGATCGCCGAGTCCATCCGGCCGCTTCTGACCAAGGACAAGGAGGGGGCAGCCCGGGGCTCGGTAACCGTGGACGTGCACTCCCGCTCCCTGGTGGTCCAGGACGTGGAGGAGAACATGGCCAAGCTGGTGGCCTTTGTCCGCGACCTGGACCGCTCCACCCCCCAGATCCTCATCGAGGCCCGCATCATCGAGACCACCATGGATACCGCCCGGGAGCTGGGGGTGCAGTGGGGCTGGCTGCACGGCAGCTACGGCAACCTCCTTACCCCGGGCGGCATCAACGGCACCGTCGACCCGGCCACCGGCCGGAGCACGTACCTGCCCGGGGTCGACGGCAAGAGCCGCTCCGGCATCGGCGGTCAGGGCTTCGGCGTCGATCTGCCGGCAGCCCCGATCGGCGGCATCAACCCCGCCTCCATCGGCTTCATCAACCGGAGCGTGTCCGGCAACGTCCTGGACGTCCAGCTGTCGGCCCTGCAGGAAGAGGGGCGGGTCAGGATCCTCTCCCGGCCCTCCATCGCCACCCTGGACAACAACCAGGCCATCGTGGAAAGCGGCACCGACGTCCCCTTCCAGACCGTGGAGAACGACGAGGTCAAGGTCCAGTACAAGAGCGCCACCCTGCGGCTCCAGGTCACCCCCCACGTCATCACCGACCAGGTGATCAAGCTCAACATCGAGGCCAAGAAGGACGAGGTGGACATGAGCCGCACCGTGCTCGGCAACCCGTTCATCATCCGCAAGCTGGCCCAGACCCAGCTGCTGGTGGAGAACGGGGCCACGGCGGTCATCGCCGGCCTGGCCAAGGAGACCAGCACCGACGGCAACACCGGGGTGCCTGGCCTCAAGGACG
This portion of the Thermodesulfobacteriota bacterium genome encodes:
- the pilQ gene encoding type IV pilus secretin PilQ, producing MPRPLTILLVVLLVALGLGSMPAAASDPPAPAATPQAAAAGPALPMPVTGLPETLISVRFIDADLGTVLRSLARMAGQNILVNPGVQGTVSTHIENTPWNEVFLGLVESYGLTLSREGSLLRVMSLDDLKQILERKALEREEKEQVAPLVTRIVGIEFANPDEIAESIRPLLTKDKEGAARGSVTVDVHSRSLVVQDVEENMAKLVAFVRDLDRSTPQILIEARIIETTMDTARELGVQWGWLHGSYGNLLTPGGINGTVDPATGRSTYLPGVDGKSRSGIGGQGFGVDLPAAPIGGINPASIGFINRSVSGNVLDVQLSALQEEGRVRILSRPSIATLDNNQAIVESGTDVPFQTVENDEVKVQYKSATLRLQVTPHVITDQVIKLNIEAKKDEVDMSRTVLGNPFIIRKLAQTQLLVENGATAVIAGLAKETSTDGNTGVPGLKDVPLLGWLFKKDSKSSDLEELLIFITPKILTGGAPADTAAAQPPEPAAAAP